Proteins from a single region of Thiolapillus brandeum:
- a CDS encoding HigA family addiction module antitoxin, which yields MLMHNPPHPGEIIKELCLDPLGISITEAAEALGVSRKTLSSIINGKAGVSPEMAVRLSIAFNTSSESWLNQQTQYDLWQAEQHRKELHVKRLSAA from the coding sequence ATGCTTATGCACAATCCTCCACATCCTGGCGAAATCATCAAAGAGCTTTGCCTTGATCCTCTAGGAATATCAATAACGGAAGCAGCAGAGGCACTCGGTGTAAGCCGAAAAACGCTATCTAGCATAATCAACGGCAAAGCGGGTGTAAGTCCGGAAATGGCAGTTCGGTTATCTATTGCTTTCAATACATCTTCTGAAAGCTGGCTAAATCAGCAAACCCAGTACGATCTTTGGCAAGCTGAACAGCATCGGAAGGAATTGCATGTAAAGCGTCTATCAGCTGCGTGA